A genomic segment from Kyrpidia tusciae DSM 2912 encodes:
- a CDS encoding maleate cis-trans isomerase family protein, whose protein sequence is MKRNYRIGLIVPSSNTTMETEIPAMLRARSEEIDPDVTFTFHSSRMRMQHVTKEELAQMDKDSDRCAIELSDARCDAMAYACLVAIMSQGAGYHECSETRLQRVARENGAPIPVISSAGALIAGIEALGVKRVAVVAPYVKPLTELVVGYIQSYGIEVTDSVSLEVADNLAVGRLDPMNLPAVVDGLDLSRAEALVLSACVQMPSLPAIQVVEDKVGLPVLSAATATVYRLLTVLELDPIVPRAGRLLSGRTEQA, encoded by the coding sequence ATGAAGAGAAACTACCGGATTGGCCTGATCGTGCCGAGTTCCAACACGACGATGGAGACAGAGATCCCGGCGATGTTAAGGGCGCGATCAGAGGAGATCGATCCGGATGTAACATTTACATTTCACAGCAGCCGTATGCGGATGCAGCACGTAACGAAAGAAGAACTGGCGCAAATGGACAAAGACAGCGATCGTTGCGCTATAGAGTTGTCCGATGCCCGGTGTGACGCGATGGCTTATGCCTGTTTGGTGGCCATCATGTCTCAGGGAGCCGGGTATCACGAGTGTTCGGAGACACGGCTGCAGCGTGTGGCTCGGGAGAATGGCGCCCCGATTCCGGTGATCAGCAGTGCGGGCGCTCTAATTGCCGGCATTGAGGCCCTTGGAGTGAAGCGGGTGGCCGTGGTGGCTCCTTACGTCAAACCGTTGACAGAGTTGGTGGTTGGGTATATTCAGTCATACGGCATCGAAGTGACGGACTCTGTCAGTCTGGAGGTGGCGGATAACCTCGCCGTCGGGCGACTGGATCCGATGAATTTACCCGCAGTCGTCGATGGGCTTGATTTGAGCCGTGCCGAAGCCCTCGTTCTGTCTGCGTGTGTCCAAATGCCTTCGCTTCCCGCGATTCAGGTGGTGGAGGACAAAGTGGGACTGCCGGTGTTATCGGCCGCGACGGCGACCGTGTACCGATTGTTAACGGTGTTAGAACTGGATCCGATTGTACCCCGGGCCGGACGGTTACTGTCGGGTCGGACGGAACAAGCCTAA
- a CDS encoding fumarylacetoacetate hydrolase family protein, with protein MKLAVFNENRLGVVQGDRMVDVGEVVGWDPGRVQESLVRVMERFAEVRPAIERRLEAGGSQALSEVRLRAPVPGPSKIVAAPVNYVLHQQEMNIASTVEGLGFFLKAPSSIIGPGETVLLPYRDRRTDHEAELAFVVGRKAKDVPASRAAEYIFGYFALMDITVRGKEDRPMRKSFDTFTPIGPWIVTADEVGDPHRLEMELWVNGERRQHANTRDLIYDCYRFFEVVSHVMTLYPGDIVTTGTPEGVGPIAKGDVVRIRIERIGEFSVNVDEK; from the coding sequence ATGAAATTGGCGGTATTCAATGAGAACCGGTTGGGTGTGGTGCAGGGAGACCGCATGGTGGATGTGGGAGAGGTGGTGGGGTGGGACCCGGGACGGGTGCAGGAATCGTTGGTGCGGGTGATGGAGCGGTTTGCGGAGGTGCGGCCGGCGATCGAGAGACGTTTGGAGGCGGGAGGGTCTCAGGCGTTGTCGGAGGTGCGGTTGCGGGCGCCGGTACCCGGGCCGAGCAAGATCGTGGCGGCGCCGGTCAACTACGTGTTGCACCAGCAGGAGATGAACATCGCGTCGACGGTGGAGGGGCTGGGTTTTTTTCTGAAGGCGCCGTCATCGATCATCGGACCGGGGGAGACGGTGCTTTTGCCGTACCGGGACCGGCGGACGGACCATGAGGCGGAGCTGGCCTTTGTGGTAGGGAGAAAGGCGAAGGATGTACCCGCGTCGAGGGCGGCGGAGTATATCTTCGGGTATTTTGCGCTGATGGACATCACGGTGCGGGGGAAAGAGGACCGGCCGATGCGCAAGTCGTTCGACACGTTCACGCCGATCGGACCGTGGATCGTGACGGCGGACGAGGTGGGGGACCCGCACCGGTTGGAGATGGAGCTGTGGGTGAACGGGGAGCGGCGGCAGCATGCCAATACGCGGGATTTGATCTATGATTGCTACCGGTTTTTTGAAGTGGTCAGCCATGTGATGACGTTGTACCCGGGAGACATTGTGACGACGGGGACGCCGGAGGGGGTGGGGCCGATCGCGAAGGGGGACGTGGTGCGGATCCGGATTGAGCGGATCGGCGAGTTCTCGGTGAACGTGGATGAAAAGTGA
- a CDS encoding cupin domain-containing protein → MGAEEHTWSPELEAFHEEIERYYLGPLWAVIQGVITKEPATDAVPYLWKWSVIRERVLRSGELVTPERGGERRVIYLENPGLKAKGIPMAATRTLYAGIQLLLPGEVAPSHRHIQGAIRFILEGEKAYTTVEGEKVYMEKGDFILTPPWTWHDHGHEGTEPMMWMDGLDVPLLDRLKVSFFEPYPEDRHPVKYPPNYSALRYAGGMMRPVGARRGEGGYPSSLILYTWEQTQRALDRLSELEADPCDGYALEYINPNNGESADARIGSWIQKLAPGMHTQAHRHVSSAVYHVKEGRGYTVINGERFDWEAGDFFVVPPWAWHEHVNTGETEAYLFSINDRPVMEKLGLEREEAHPTGWQDVVRVFEPLR, encoded by the coding sequence ATGGGGGCGGAAGAACACACGTGGTCTCCAGAGCTGGAGGCGTTTCACGAGGAGATTGAACGGTATTACCTGGGTCCGCTCTGGGCGGTGATCCAAGGAGTCATCACCAAGGAGCCGGCCACCGACGCGGTGCCGTACCTGTGGAAATGGTCGGTCATCCGGGAACGGGTGTTGCGCAGCGGGGAGCTGGTGACGCCGGAGCGGGGCGGGGAGCGCCGGGTGATCTATCTGGAGAATCCGGGGCTGAAGGCCAAGGGGATTCCCATGGCGGCGACCCGGACGCTGTACGCGGGGATTCAGTTGTTGTTGCCCGGGGAGGTGGCGCCGTCCCACCGGCACATTCAGGGGGCGATCCGGTTCATCCTGGAGGGGGAGAAGGCGTACACGACGGTGGAGGGCGAAAAAGTCTACATGGAGAAAGGGGATTTCATCCTGACGCCGCCGTGGACGTGGCACGATCACGGCCATGAGGGGACGGAGCCGATGATGTGGATGGACGGGCTGGACGTGCCGCTGCTGGATCGGCTGAAGGTGTCGTTTTTCGAGCCGTATCCGGAAGATCGACACCCGGTGAAGTATCCGCCCAATTATTCGGCGCTGCGGTATGCGGGAGGAATGATGCGGCCGGTGGGGGCCCGGCGGGGAGAGGGCGGATATCCGTCGTCGTTGATTCTGTACACGTGGGAGCAGACCCAGCGGGCGTTGGACCGTTTGTCGGAACTGGAGGCGGACCCGTGCGATGGATACGCACTGGAGTATATCAATCCGAACAACGGGGAATCGGCCGACGCGCGGATTGGGAGCTGGATCCAAAAGCTGGCGCCGGGGATGCACACCCAGGCGCACCGGCATGTGAGCAGCGCGGTGTACCACGTGAAAGAAGGACGGGGGTACACGGTGATCAACGGGGAGCGGTTTGACTGGGAGGCGGGAGATTTCTTTGTGGTGCCGCCGTGGGCGTGGCATGAGCATGTGAACACGGGAGAGACGGAGGCGTATTTGTTCTCGATCAATGACCGTCCGGTGATGGAGAAGCTGGGGCTGGAGCGGGAGGAGGCCCACCCGACCGGGTGGCAGGACGTGGTCCGGGTGTTCGAGCCTCTGCGGTGA
- a CDS encoding LLM class flavin-dependent oxidoreductase: MKIGYFTLTDNPPLYEETQQNPQQMIRSLVEEAVYAEELGFHSVWVPEHHFGLFGVLPSPSMLLAHVAARTKRIELAPATVLLPVNHPIRMAEEYALLDVLSNGRTIFSAGRGYDEREYRVFGIDYNLSQEIFFEQLDIIKEAWTKRAVSYEGKHFQIPEIEVVPRPVQSPHPPVYVASFSRPSLEKAASLGFNVIFAPFAAAMVFGNVQEAAAQFRRTAEENGFQDTKVKCSYFIQVSKNKWEVESMARRMLKYFRGILPAFPQDPEKTPPSIRYFLDIVQRLSNMKTEDLSERSIINGDAEHCIRVLKDVEAAGIDEVILYFNVGGLPHKDTMLQMERFAQEVLPYIK, translated from the coding sequence ATGAAGATCGGCTATTTTACATTGACGGACAATCCCCCTCTTTATGAGGAAACTCAGCAGAATCCGCAACAGATGATTCGCTCTCTCGTAGAGGAGGCAGTCTACGCCGAAGAGCTTGGATTTCATTCGGTGTGGGTCCCTGAACATCATTTCGGATTGTTTGGCGTGTTGCCTTCGCCTTCCATGCTCTTGGCCCATGTGGCAGCTCGGACGAAGCGGATTGAATTGGCTCCGGCGACGGTGTTGTTGCCTGTGAATCATCCGATTCGGATGGCGGAGGAGTACGCGTTGTTGGATGTGCTGAGTAACGGGCGAACGATTTTCTCAGCCGGGCGCGGGTATGACGAGCGAGAGTACAGAGTCTTTGGTATCGACTATAACCTGAGTCAAGAAATCTTTTTCGAACAATTGGATATCATCAAAGAAGCTTGGACGAAGAGGGCAGTGTCGTATGAGGGTAAACATTTTCAAATTCCGGAAATTGAGGTGGTTCCCCGTCCGGTTCAGTCCCCGCATCCGCCTGTGTATGTTGCTTCGTTCAGCCGACCGTCCCTTGAAAAGGCGGCCAGTCTCGGATTCAATGTGATCTTTGCTCCTTTCGCCGCGGCTATGGTCTTCGGCAATGTTCAGGAAGCGGCGGCGCAATTTCGCCGGACGGCCGAGGAAAATGGATTTCAGGACACGAAAGTCAAATGCTCGTATTTTATTCAAGTATCTAAAAATAAATGGGAAGTCGAAAGTATGGCTCGCAGAATGCTGAAGTATTTCCGGGGAATTTTACCGGCCTTCCCACAGGATCCCGAGAAGACACCTCCTTCCATTCGGTATTTTCTTGATATTGTCCAGCGATTGAGTAATATGAAAACGGAGGATTTGAGTGAGCGGAGCATCATTAACGGGGATGCGGAACATTGCATCCGGGTGCTCAAGGATGTGGAGGCGGCCGGGATTGATGAAGTGATTCTCTATTTCAACGTCGGAGGACTACCGCACAAGGATACGATGTTGCAAATGGAACGATTTGCACAAGAAGTTCTCCCCTATATTAAGTAA
- a CDS encoding IclR family transcriptional regulator has translation MGIKSKEGLGIQSVETAVKILQTLVAHSTPISLTEFAGLLGMSKSKLHRYLTSLCRMQLLIQSAETDLYALGPRMIEWGLAAMDQYDLTAAAVPVMKNFVNKVDESIALAIWSDKGPLFVSVQKSTKQINIGIRVGSYIPVSTSATGQVFAAYNRDDLRIRAFLEEECRVRGIPLDQVEQELHIVRQRGFGFTRGGVIQGLGAVAVPVLNHSCNTEGVLTLITVESSVSTDRNHPLNVALRESAQELSSLLGYRGRV, from the coding sequence ATGGGTATCAAAAGTAAAGAGGGTCTGGGGATTCAATCTGTGGAAACTGCGGTCAAAATTCTTCAGACTCTCGTTGCCCACTCAACCCCGATATCGTTGACAGAATTTGCAGGGTTGTTGGGGATGTCCAAAAGCAAGCTCCATCGGTATTTAACGAGTCTGTGTCGGATGCAGTTGCTCATCCAGTCTGCGGAAACAGATTTATATGCTCTCGGGCCGAGGATGATCGAATGGGGGTTAGCCGCCATGGACCAATATGATCTTACTGCGGCGGCGGTTCCCGTTATGAAGAATTTTGTAAACAAGGTCGATGAATCGATTGCTCTCGCGATCTGGTCGGATAAAGGTCCGTTGTTTGTTTCAGTTCAAAAAAGCACCAAGCAGATCAATATAGGGATCCGGGTGGGTTCCTACATTCCGGTGTCCACCAGTGCAACCGGACAGGTTTTTGCCGCGTACAACCGCGACGATCTGCGGATTCGAGCATTTCTCGAAGAAGAGTGCAGGGTAAGGGGAATTCCCTTGGATCAGGTAGAGCAAGAACTTCACATCGTCCGTCAGAGGGGGTTTGGATTTACTCGGGGCGGGGTGATTCAGGGATTGGGGGCAGTGGCCGTCCCCGTTCTGAATCATTCGTGCAACACGGAAGGGGTCTTGACCTTGATTACGGTCGAGTCCAGTGTGAGCACCGACAGAAACCATCCGTTAAATGTCGCTCTACGGGAATCTGCACAGGAGTTATCTTCCTTGCTGGGCTATCGAGGGAGAGTATGA